Proteins from a genomic interval of Paenibacillus sp. RC334:
- a CDS encoding GbsR/MarR family transcriptional regulator translates to MSLYQLGDEQQASLQKIRKRVIEAIGKNMDLYGITLSAGHLYGLLFFADKPMTLDEMGREMEMSKTSMSTGVRTLLDLKMVNKVWSKGSRKDLYEVEYDWHQTFTDFFAIKWRKAVETNLLVLRKAIEELDRLLERDGEYEEFKAVLQQDRLKMKQAVAYYKWLDRLIDSMESEEIYKLIPKEEVRD, encoded by the coding sequence ATGAGCTTGTACCAGTTAGGTGATGAGCAGCAGGCTTCGCTGCAAAAAATTCGCAAACGTGTCATAGAAGCTATAGGTAAAAATATGGACTTGTATGGGATCACCCTGTCTGCGGGGCATTTGTACGGTTTGCTTTTTTTTGCGGATAAACCGATGACGCTGGACGAAATGGGTCGTGAAATGGAAATGAGCAAAACGAGCATGAGTACCGGTGTCCGAACATTGCTGGATTTGAAAATGGTCAACAAGGTGTGGAGCAAAGGCTCACGCAAGGATTTGTATGAAGTCGAATATGACTGGCATCAAACGTTCACAGACTTCTTTGCAATTAAATGGAGAAAAGCGGTTGAAACGAATTTGCTGGTGCTGCGCAAGGCCATTGAGGAGCTGGACAGATTGCTGGAGCGGGATGGGGAATATGAGGAATTTAAGGCTGTTCTCCAGCAGGATCGTTTGAAAATGAAGCAGGCTGTTGCCTATTACAAGTGGCTGGACCGACTGATTGATTCGATGGAAAGCGAAGAAATATACAAGCTGATTCCGAAGGAAGAGGTTCGTGATTAA
- a CDS encoding glycine betaine/L-proline ABC transporter ATP-binding protein gives MTILEVKNVSKLFGPHAEQGVPLLEQGWGKERLAKEKQITVGVNKANMEIKQGEIFVIMGLSGSGKSTLVRMLNRLIEPTSGEILVHGKDLRKMNKEQLREVRRKTISMVFQKFALFPHRTVLENVEYGLEIQKVEKTKRQEKAQQALELVGLKNWGDKMPDELSGGMQQRVGLARALANDPEVLLMDEAFSALDPLIRRDMQDELLELQDKMKKTIVFITHDLDEALRIGDRIALMRDGSVVQIGTPEEIMIQPANSYVARFVEDVDLSKVLTAAHVMLRPETITMDRGPRVALELMRERGISNLFVIDRTKKLLGVINAEDAVHALRNNLKIEDILMTDGPQVAAETVINDLFEITSSSKVPLAVVDDKQKLLGVIVRGALLGALGGDVTTTKEVNALDTETANR, from the coding sequence ATGACGATTTTGGAAGTCAAAAATGTCAGCAAACTCTTTGGTCCTCACGCAGAGCAAGGTGTTCCGCTCCTGGAGCAAGGCTGGGGCAAGGAAAGGCTGGCCAAAGAAAAACAAATTACCGTTGGTGTCAACAAGGCCAACATGGAAATTAAGCAAGGTGAAATTTTCGTTATTATGGGTCTTTCGGGCAGTGGCAAGTCCACTTTAGTGCGAATGCTAAATCGCTTGATTGAGCCTACCTCCGGTGAAATTCTGGTCCACGGCAAGGATCTCCGTAAGATGAACAAAGAACAACTCCGCGAAGTTCGCCGTAAAACCATTAGTATGGTTTTTCAAAAATTCGCCCTGTTCCCACATCGGACTGTATTGGAAAATGTAGAATACGGCCTTGAAATACAAAAGGTAGAAAAAACGAAACGCCAGGAAAAAGCACAGCAAGCGCTGGAACTGGTTGGTCTTAAAAACTGGGGCGATAAAATGCCCGATGAACTGAGTGGCGGTATGCAGCAACGTGTCGGTCTGGCACGGGCGTTGGCTAATGACCCTGAAGTCCTTCTGATGGATGAAGCATTCAGCGCACTGGACCCCCTCATTCGCCGTGACATGCAGGATGAGCTGCTGGAGCTTCAAGATAAAATGAAGAAAACGATTGTGTTTATCACCCATGACCTGGATGAAGCGCTACGGATCGGTGACCGGATTGCATTGATGCGGGACGGATCGGTCGTGCAGATCGGTACACCGGAAGAAATTATGATCCAACCGGCTAACTCTTATGTAGCCCGCTTCGTCGAGGATGTGGATCTGTCCAAGGTATTGACGGCTGCTCATGTTATGCTTCGTCCAGAAACGATCACAATGGATCGCGGTCCACGTGTTGCTCTGGAATTGATGCGCGAACGCGGGATTTCCAATCTGTTCGTCATTGATCGTACCAAGAAACTTTTGGGCGTTATCAATGCTGAAGATGCTGTCCATGCGCTGCGCAACAATTTGAAAATTGAAGATATTCTCATGACGGACGGACCGCAGGTTGCTGCTGAAACCGTCATTAATGACTTGTTCGAAATTACAAGCTCGTCCAAGGTCCCTCTGGCTGTGGTCGATGACAAACAGAAGCTGTTGGGTGTTATCGTCCGTGGAGCTTTGCTGGGCGCACTTGGCGGAGATGTAACCACCACGAAGGAGGTGAATGCCCTTGATACCGAAACTGCCAATCGCTGA
- a CDS encoding ABC transporter permease → MQDQQERIRIRDVFREEWLSIFRDRRFMAILLITPIVYTILFGFLYSHQRITEMPVTVYDGDNSQLSRQIIQAFDATDSFAVTRQATNQEDVVRQVETGEAKVGIVIPDNFTTRLKHGENPPVLTLIDGSNMMYSNSASRIANQVISSVSAGVSVNSMKQKGMNADQAASTLSTIPFRSRVLFNPVYDYKLFMPLGVISAALQQCLLLGIALSCTRDKEAGTWGRFAAWKNTPWRLAIAKLTPYYVAGAFNVLTVFSISALCFDIPFRGQVLPLIMVSLAFNFALCGLGFLFSLFSKTRVDATQTLMLIAVPSFMLSGYTWPLEAMPGFLRGLAEILPLTYYLDAVRNITLKGLDITYVFKDTIALGVIGCVSLLVSFAIYPLFFRQRQTADQHADISTQEGVTLKG, encoded by the coding sequence ATGCAGGATCAACAGGAAAGAATTCGTATCCGCGATGTATTTCGTGAGGAATGGCTGAGCATCTTCCGGGATCGACGCTTTATGGCTATTCTGCTGATTACACCGATTGTGTATACCATCTTGTTCGGCTTCCTGTATTCTCATCAGCGGATTACCGAGATGCCTGTCACGGTATATGATGGAGATAATTCTCAGCTCAGTCGCCAGATCATTCAGGCGTTCGATGCGACAGATTCGTTTGCCGTTACACGGCAGGCCACCAATCAGGAGGATGTTGTCCGTCAGGTGGAAACCGGGGAAGCGAAGGTAGGCATCGTCATTCCCGACAATTTCACCACCCGGCTTAAGCATGGGGAGAACCCGCCTGTGCTGACCCTGATTGACGGCAGTAACATGATGTATTCCAACAGCGCCAGCCGGATCGCAAATCAGGTCATCAGTAGCGTGAGCGCCGGGGTTTCGGTCAATTCCATGAAGCAAAAGGGAATGAACGCCGATCAGGCGGCATCAACGCTGAGTACCATCCCGTTCCGGTCCAGAGTGCTGTTCAACCCGGTATATGATTACAAGCTGTTCATGCCGCTGGGGGTCATTTCTGCCGCTCTCCAGCAGTGTTTGCTGCTCGGTATTGCTTTGTCCTGTACGCGGGATAAGGAAGCAGGGACTTGGGGGAGATTTGCCGCATGGAAAAATACCCCCTGGCGACTCGCGATTGCCAAGCTGACACCGTATTATGTGGCGGGAGCCTTCAATGTGCTGACTGTATTCAGTATTAGCGCCCTATGCTTTGATATCCCGTTCAGGGGGCAGGTGCTGCCGCTGATTATGGTGTCGCTGGCCTTTAACTTTGCCTTGTGCGGTTTAGGGTTCCTGTTCAGTCTCTTTTCCAAGACAAGAGTGGATGCGACCCAAACCCTCATGTTGATTGCCGTTCCTTCCTTTATGCTGTCAGGCTATACGTGGCCGCTGGAAGCGATGCCCGGCTTCTTGCGGGGACTTGCCGAAATATTGCCACTAACGTATTACCTGGATGCTGTACGGAACATCACCCTCAAAGGGCTGGATATCACGTATGTCTTCAAGGATACGATTGCGCTGGGCGTTATTGGCTGTGTGAGTCTGCTGGTGTCCTTCGCGATCTATCCGCTATTCTTTAGACAGCGTCAGACGGCAGACCAGCATGCCGATATATCAACGCAAGAGGGAGTTACACTTAAAGGCTAA
- a CDS encoding HlyD family efflux transporter periplasmic adaptor subunit — translation MKAKKYTIYAVLIVLIAIGIYALTAFQRGGSSLSADQSSSIPTAYVESDTLNASFKMAGRIDQMLVNEGDKVKKGQVLAHLESRELEDKVKQAQAALLAAQSNVSKAKAGVLQAQAGVGQAQATVSAAQAKKSQGTTAVGVTAQASSSQIEQAQAAAAAAKAKLDALKSGARPQELEQAQVSVKAAKETLDLTTKNLERAKKLQEAGAATQASLDQATLDHQQAEAKYNSASQQLNMVREGSRKEEITAAEAQYRQALAAVKEAQAGAGKVTLQQEDVKAAQASVEQAQSAVKAAQSTVEQAQSAVAGANAQVAQAEAALQEAQTYLSYTTLRASEDGIVKSKSLSLGEMASAGFPVYTIETSTQRWAKFYVPETSLNGLQAGDTVQVKLLSGGKELKGKVILLESAADFAIQKPSQSSGDKDVRSFGVKIALPDLAASVPTGSTVLFTGKGAQ, via the coding sequence ATGAAAGCTAAAAAATATACGATTTACGCCGTACTTATTGTTTTAATCGCTATAGGGATTTATGCTTTGACCGCTTTTCAAAGGGGAGGGAGTAGCTTGTCTGCGGATCAGTCCTCTTCCATTCCAACAGCTTATGTAGAATCGGATACGCTCAATGCCAGCTTTAAGATGGCGGGACGTATTGATCAGATGCTCGTCAATGAGGGCGACAAGGTGAAAAAAGGGCAGGTGTTAGCCCATCTGGAAAGCCGTGAGCTGGAAGACAAGGTGAAACAGGCACAGGCGGCATTGCTGGCAGCCCAGAGTAATGTGTCCAAAGCGAAGGCTGGCGTATTGCAGGCTCAAGCGGGAGTGGGGCAGGCACAGGCTACCGTGAGTGCAGCTCAGGCCAAAAAGAGCCAGGGCACCACAGCAGTGGGCGTGACTGCACAGGCTTCCTCCAGTCAGATCGAACAGGCACAAGCGGCTGCGGCTGCGGCCAAAGCGAAGCTGGATGCCCTCAAGAGCGGCGCAAGACCGCAAGAGCTGGAGCAAGCACAAGTGAGTGTGAAGGCTGCCAAGGAAACGCTGGATTTGACCACTAAAAATCTGGAGCGTGCCAAAAAGCTTCAAGAAGCTGGGGCAGCAACCCAAGCCTCACTGGATCAAGCGACGCTGGACCATCAACAGGCGGAAGCCAAGTACAATTCAGCATCCCAGCAACTGAATATGGTACGCGAGGGAAGCCGCAAGGAAGAAATTACGGCGGCTGAAGCACAATACCGTCAGGCATTGGCTGCGGTGAAGGAAGCACAGGCAGGAGCAGGCAAGGTTACTTTGCAGCAGGAGGATGTCAAAGCCGCGCAGGCTTCGGTAGAACAGGCGCAATCTGCTGTGAAGGCGGCGCAATCCACGGTAGAGCAGGCACAGTCGGCGGTTGCAGGTGCCAACGCACAGGTAGCCCAGGCAGAAGCTGCCCTTCAGGAAGCTCAGACCTACTTGAGCTACACCACGTTGCGTGCATCCGAGGACGGCATTGTGAAATCCAAATCGCTCAGCTTGGGTGAAATGGCCAGCGCAGGCTTCCCGGTCTATACGATTGAAACTTCGACTCAGCGTTGGGCTAAATTCTATGTGCCGGAAACGTCTTTGAATGGTCTTCAGGCAGGGGATACTGTACAAGTTAAACTGCTGTCGGGCGGCAAGGAGCTGAAAGGTAAAGTCATCTTGCTGGAATCGGCTGCCGACTTCGCTATTCAAAAACCGAGTCAAAGCTCCGGTGATAAGGATGTCCGTTCCTTTGGCGTTAAAATAGCTTTGCCGGATCTTGCTGCTTCGGTTCCGACAGGCTCCACGGTTCTGTTTACAGGCAAAGGGGCGCAGTAA
- a CDS encoding sugar ABC transporter permease: MGELNKSMGLGTRSQQQTSSKARVRTGSLKIQRLRENALAYTFLAPSLILFAVFMFYPMIKSVYLSLHSTDPAGNVAAYVGLDNFATLFSSGQFLQGIKVTLLFTLLTVPVGILLALVLAALTHSKLRGMRIFQFAFSLPMVLSVGSSAVIWKFLFHPTLGMFNYVLSLLHINPVPWLTSPDWALFSVAIMTIWMNLGFNYIILSSGLQGIPDDMYESAKMDGAGPLVTFWRISMPLLSPTIFFVTVVSIIGAFQSFAQINILTKGGPVNSTNVFVYSIYQEAFVNFRFGTGSAQAIVLFVVILLLTMIQFKWVERKVHYQ; this comes from the coding sequence TTGGGTGAGCTTAACAAATCTATGGGACTCGGGACGAGGAGCCAGCAACAGACTTCGTCTAAGGCCCGCGTACGCACGGGTTCGCTAAAAATTCAGAGACTGCGCGAAAACGCGCTGGCGTATACGTTTTTGGCTCCTTCGCTCATTTTGTTTGCTGTATTTATGTTTTACCCGATGATCAAGTCGGTTTATCTCAGCTTGCACTCCACAGATCCCGCAGGAAATGTTGCAGCTTATGTTGGGTTAGACAACTTTGCTACACTTTTCAGCTCGGGTCAATTCCTGCAAGGAATCAAGGTTACACTCCTGTTTACGCTGCTGACGGTGCCTGTAGGCATTTTGCTGGCGCTGGTGCTGGCTGCACTTACACATAGCAAGCTGCGGGGGATGCGTATTTTCCAGTTCGCTTTTTCGCTGCCGATGGTGCTGTCGGTCGGCTCATCTGCGGTCATTTGGAAATTTCTTTTTCATCCGACTCTGGGGATGTTTAACTACGTGCTTTCCCTGCTACATATCAATCCGGTTCCGTGGCTGACCAGCCCGGATTGGGCGTTGTTTTCCGTAGCGATCATGACCATCTGGATGAATCTCGGCTTTAATTACATTATTTTATCAAGCGGACTTCAAGGGATTCCAGATGACATGTATGAGAGTGCCAAAATGGACGGGGCAGGCCCGCTGGTGACGTTTTGGCGTATTTCCATGCCGCTGCTGTCGCCAACGATTTTCTTTGTAACCGTAGTATCCATCATTGGAGCTTTCCAGTCCTTTGCCCAAATTAACATTTTGACCAAGGGCGGTCCGGTGAACAGCACGAATGTGTTCGTGTATTCCATTTATCAGGAAGCCTTCGTTAATTTCCGATTCGGAACGGGCAGCGCACAGGCAATTGTACTGTTTGTCGTCATCCTGTTGCTTACGATGATCCAGTTCAAATGGGTGGAAAGAAAGGTGCATTACCAATGA
- a CDS encoding ABC transporter substrate-binding protein yields MRFFRLKSALTLLILTAIVVAAGCSNNTAAEKPSNGSDAGAAAGSPVKLTWWHSMSGNGEKAIKQIAADFNASHKDIQVEPVYQGKYDDSLNKLKASLGSDSGPDIIQVYEIGSKFMIDSKMITPVQQFIDADKFDLSQLEPNITRYYTIDGKLNAMPFNTSNPILYYNKDAFKAAGLDPANPPKTYDEFEKAAKALSKDGKSGASIAIYGWFMEQLFANQNADYVNNGNGRNQAATESLLNSDAGVKTLTWWKKMIDEKVVSNLGRNSDDTAKAFSAGQIAMTLDSTASLRNIVEQVGDKFEVGTGFLPRANEAKEGGVVVGGASLYIMNNKPEAQQKAAWEFIKFVASPAVQAQWSVNTGYFPITKAAYNEQVLKDNMVKYPQFQTAVDQLHASAQSTATQGAVMGVFPEARQIVEDAIEAVLSGQQQPKQALDQAAQEITGKIAQYNQTVKK; encoded by the coding sequence ATGAGATTTTTTCGTCTGAAAAGTGCTTTGACCTTGCTTATCCTCACTGCAATCGTTGTTGCAGCAGGTTGTAGCAATAACACGGCGGCTGAGAAGCCAAGCAACGGTAGTGATGCGGGAGCAGCAGCAGGTTCTCCGGTGAAGCTGACTTGGTGGCATTCCATGTCCGGTAACGGTGAGAAAGCAATCAAGCAAATCGCCGCAGACTTTAACGCCAGCCACAAGGACATTCAGGTAGAGCCGGTATACCAAGGTAAATATGATGACAGCTTGAACAAGCTAAAAGCGTCGCTGGGTTCCGATAGCGGCCCGGACATCATTCAGGTGTATGAAATCGGCAGTAAATTCATGATTGACTCCAAGATGATTACTCCTGTACAACAATTTATTGATGCAGACAAGTTCGATCTTTCGCAGCTTGAGCCCAATATTACGCGGTATTACACCATTGACGGTAAGCTGAATGCAATGCCATTTAATACATCGAATCCAATCTTGTACTATAACAAGGATGCTTTTAAAGCGGCGGGACTTGATCCGGCTAATCCTCCAAAAACATATGATGAATTCGAAAAGGCTGCCAAAGCCTTGAGCAAGGACGGGAAATCCGGTGCCTCCATCGCTATCTATGGCTGGTTTATGGAGCAGTTGTTTGCTAATCAGAATGCGGATTATGTGAATAATGGCAACGGACGCAATCAGGCAGCAACGGAATCGCTGCTGAATTCGGATGCAGGTGTGAAAACCCTGACTTGGTGGAAGAAAATGATCGACGAAAAGGTTGTATCCAATCTGGGACGTAACTCCGATGATACTGCCAAAGCTTTTTCCGCAGGACAAATTGCCATGACACTGGATTCCACCGCTTCGCTGCGTAATATTGTGGAGCAGGTTGGCGATAAATTCGAGGTAGGCACTGGCTTTCTGCCAAGAGCGAACGAAGCGAAAGAAGGCGGTGTGGTTGTAGGCGGCGCGAGCTTGTACATCATGAACAACAAGCCTGAAGCCCAGCAAAAGGCAGCGTGGGAGTTCATTAAATTCGTTGCTTCCCCGGCTGTACAGGCACAATGGAGCGTGAATACGGGGTACTTCCCGATCACCAAAGCAGCTTATAACGAGCAGGTACTTAAGGACAATATGGTGAAATACCCGCAATTCCAAACTGCTGTTGACCAATTGCACGCATCGGCGCAATCCACGGCTACACAAGGCGCAGTGATGGGCGTATTCCCGGAAGCGCGTCAAATCGTAGAGGATGCAATCGAGGCCGTCTTGAGCGGACAGCAACAGCCAAAACAGGCGTTGGATCAAGCCGCACAAGAGATTACAGGCAAAATTGCGCAATACAATCAAACAGTAAAAAAATAA
- a CDS encoding glycine betaine ABC transporter substrate-binding protein, protein MIPKLPIAEWIQTIVDWMGIHLAGLFNVISSVIEAVVGFFSGLFMLPHPLVFIVIIGIIAFMIGRVQLTLFTVIGFLLIDNLGYWSETMNTLGLVITSALVSIVIGIPIGIWCAYSKTASRIITPLLDFMQTMPAFVYLLPAVTFFSLGVVPGVIASVIFAIPPTIRMTNLGIMQVSGELVEASDAFGSTSAQKLFKVQLPLAMPTLMAGINQTIMLSLSMVVIASMIGAEGIGAVVYRAVTQLQIGKGFEAGLAVVVLAIVLDRFTQNLFKPAKRGKSRISTKQKVWITSAVTAVILIAGASQYFVGSNPSASGKGNAAANPVGQEVGYKIIGIDAGAGIMKSTAKALKDYNLSDWKLVEGSGAAMTATLDKAIKAKKPIIITGWTPHWMFNKYDLKYLEDPKKSYGEAEGIHTIARKGLQQDAPIAYEFLKRFKWTPEDMGKMMVAIQGGTSPEQAAKDWAEKHADKVQEWTQGLQPVNGDTFKLSYVAWDSEIASTNLLKYILENKLGYKVTALQVEAGPMWTGVASGDVDASPAAWLPLTHADYWAKYKDKLDDLGANMTGVKTGLVVPAYMNVKSITDLQGNGAAPASAAAGDFGKEVGYRIVGTDPGAGLMKLTAKAMKEYNLSDWKLLESSGAAMTATLDKAIKAKQPIVVTGWTPHWMFNKYDLKYLKDPKKAYGDKEEIHTIARKGLKQDAPVAYEFLSRFKWTAEDMGEVMIAIQDGNSPQQAAKNWADKHPDKVQEWIKDLQPVHGDPLKLSYAAWDSEIASTNVLKYVLEQNLGYKVTALQVEIGPMWTGVAGGSVDATAAAWLPLTHADYWAKYKDQVDDIGTSMTGVMSGLVVPSYVPIDSIEDLKTQ, encoded by the coding sequence TTGATACCGAAACTGCCAATCGCTGAGTGGATTCAGACTATTGTAGACTGGATGGGTATTCATCTGGCCGGATTGTTTAATGTTATCTCTTCTGTTATTGAAGCTGTTGTAGGCTTTTTCTCTGGGCTGTTCATGCTTCCGCACCCTCTGGTGTTCATTGTGATCATCGGGATTATCGCGTTTATGATCGGCCGGGTCCAGCTTACGCTGTTTACCGTCATCGGCTTCCTGCTGATTGACAATCTCGGCTATTGGAGCGAAACGATGAATACGCTCGGACTGGTCATCACATCCGCACTCGTATCCATTGTCATCGGGATTCCGATCGGGATCTGGTGTGCATACAGCAAAACGGCGTCACGCATTATTACGCCTTTGCTTGATTTTATGCAGACGATGCCCGCGTTCGTCTACTTGCTCCCTGCGGTTACCTTTTTCAGCCTCGGTGTTGTACCGGGCGTTATCGCATCTGTTATCTTCGCGATCCCGCCAACCATTCGTATGACGAATTTGGGGATTATGCAAGTGTCGGGTGAATTGGTCGAAGCCTCTGACGCATTCGGTTCAACCTCGGCGCAAAAGCTGTTCAAAGTACAGCTTCCACTGGCTATGCCAACCTTAATGGCTGGTATTAATCAGACGATTATGCTCTCACTGTCTATGGTCGTTATTGCTTCCATGATCGGTGCGGAAGGGATCGGTGCCGTTGTATACCGTGCCGTGACACAACTCCAAATTGGTAAAGGTTTTGAAGCCGGATTGGCTGTCGTTGTTCTGGCTATCGTGCTTGACCGTTTCACGCAGAACCTGTTCAAACCAGCGAAAAGAGGTAAAAGTCGCATATCCACCAAGCAAAAGGTATGGATTACCTCTGCGGTTACGGCTGTCATTCTGATCGCTGGCGCATCGCAATATTTTGTTGGATCGAACCCTTCTGCATCTGGCAAAGGAAACGCTGCTGCCAACCCGGTTGGCCAAGAAGTCGGCTACAAAATTATCGGAATTGATGCCGGGGCAGGGATTATGAAATCAACTGCCAAGGCGTTAAAAGACTACAATTTGTCCGACTGGAAGCTGGTAGAAGGTTCCGGTGCAGCGATGACTGCAACACTGGACAAAGCCATAAAAGCGAAAAAACCGATCATTATTACAGGTTGGACGCCGCACTGGATGTTCAACAAATATGATCTCAAATATTTGGAAGACCCTAAAAAATCTTATGGCGAGGCCGAGGGTATTCATACGATTGCCCGTAAAGGGCTGCAACAGGACGCCCCTATCGCTTACGAGTTTCTGAAACGGTTCAAATGGACACCGGAAGATATGGGAAAAATGATGGTTGCTATTCAAGGCGGAACCAGTCCTGAGCAAGCTGCCAAGGATTGGGCTGAGAAGCATGCCGATAAGGTGCAGGAATGGACCCAAGGACTGCAACCTGTCAATGGTGACACCTTCAAGCTCAGTTATGTGGCTTGGGATTCTGAAATTGCCAGCACGAATTTGCTGAAATATATTTTGGAAAACAAATTGGGCTACAAAGTAACCGCGTTGCAAGTTGAAGCAGGTCCAATGTGGACGGGTGTCGCCAGTGGTGATGTGGATGCTTCTCCGGCTGCATGGCTGCCACTGACACATGCGGATTACTGGGCTAAATACAAGGATAAGCTTGATGATCTGGGCGCTAATATGACGGGTGTCAAAACGGGCTTGGTCGTGCCAGCTTATATGAATGTCAAATCTATTACTGATTTGCAAGGCAATGGAGCCGCTCCGGCTTCTGCCGCTGCTGGGGACTTTGGCAAGGAGGTCGGATACCGTATTGTTGGTACCGACCCCGGTGCCGGTCTCATGAAGCTGACTGCCAAAGCTATGAAGGAATACAACTTGTCTGACTGGAAGCTGCTTGAAAGCTCCGGGGCTGCTATGACAGCTACACTGGATAAGGCGATCAAAGCCAAGCAGCCCATCGTTGTAACAGGCTGGACCCCTCACTGGATGTTTAACAAGTATGATTTAAAATACTTGAAGGACCCTAAGAAGGCTTATGGTGATAAGGAAGAAATCCATACAATTGCCCGCAAAGGCCTGAAACAGGATGCACCTGTTGCTTATGAATTTCTGAGCCGCTTCAAGTGGACTGCCGAGGATATGGGTGAAGTGATGATCGCCATTCAGGACGGTAACTCCCCACAGCAGGCCGCCAAAAACTGGGCCGATAAGCATCCAGATAAGGTGCAGGAATGGATTAAGGACTTGCAGCCTGTCCATGGCGATCCTTTGAAGCTGAGCTACGCTGCCTGGGATTCTGAAATTGCCAGTACGAATGTATTGAAATATGTATTGGAGCAAAATTTGGGTTACAAAGTGACTGCCCTTCAGGTAGAGATTGGCCCTATGTGGACAGGCGTTGCAGGCGGAAGTGTGGATGCTACCGCTGCTGCCTGGCTTCCACTGACGCATGCTGATTACTGGGCAAAATACAAGGATCAGGTGGACGACATTGGAACCAGCATGACCGGCGTTATGTCCGGACTCGTAGTTCCATCCTACGTACCCATTGATTCTATTGAAGACTTAAAGACGCAATAA
- a CDS encoding carbohydrate ABC transporter permease, producing the protein MKRHLSSTLVYVLLTIAAALILYPVIYTFFMAVMSPEEASAYPPSFFPHSFHMANFTEVFEIVPIAAFIGNTFLISGLTMIGQLITASLAAYAFAKMEFRGKNFIFSMFVATMMIPWEVTIIPNYLTVRSWNWLDTYQGLTVPFLATAFGTFLLRQFFLQLPKELFEAARMDGCGHVRYFLFHVLPLSRPALGTLAVYSFLNMYNSYLWPLLITNSENMRTVQIGISMLEFQESTSWNLVFAGTALVILPSLLLLIFGLKQLVRGMAAGALKG; encoded by the coding sequence ATGAAACGACATCTTAGTTCAACACTCGTGTATGTGCTGCTTACGATTGCGGCTGCTTTGATTTTATATCCGGTCATTTATACATTTTTTATGGCTGTTATGTCGCCGGAGGAAGCAAGCGCCTATCCACCGAGCTTTTTCCCGCATTCCTTTCATATGGCCAATTTTACCGAGGTGTTTGAAATCGTTCCGATTGCTGCATTCATCGGTAACACCTTTCTCATTTCGGGCTTGACGATGATCGGTCAGTTGATTACAGCCAGCTTGGCGGCATATGCCTTTGCCAAAATGGAATTCAGGGGGAAGAACTTCATATTCAGCATGTTTGTCGCTACCATGATGATCCCGTGGGAAGTGACCATTATTCCGAACTATCTGACCGTACGTAGCTGGAATTGGCTGGATACCTATCAAGGGCTGACAGTTCCGTTTCTGGCGACGGCATTCGGAACGTTCCTGCTGCGGCAATTTTTTCTCCAGCTTCCCAAGGAATTGTTCGAGGCGGCTCGTATGGACGGGTGCGGACATGTTCGTTACTTCCTGTTCCATGTGCTTCCGCTATCGCGCCCGGCGCTCGGAACATTGGCTGTGTATTCGTTCCTGAATATGTACAATTCGTACCTGTGGCCGTTGTTGATCACGAACAGCGAGAATATGCGTACGGTACAGATCGGAATTTCCATGCTCGAATTTCAGGAATCCACCTCATGGAATCTTGTGTTCGCGGGTACGGCCCTTGTCATTTTACCGTCTCTGCTTCTGCTGATCTTTGGTCTGAAGCAGTTGGTACGCGGGATGGCAGCGGGTGCGCTTAAAGGCTAA
- a CDS encoding TetR/AcrR family transcriptional regulator: MKNQTKEIIFNGALKAFSERGFNETNMEEIAKVCGIAKGTLYYNFKNKQDLYIYILKMGMERFVQDIRETMSQVPKDQVETRIHKLIQVHVEFIGREPDFCRLLVSKGWVSQEQHFNIRQVLADYFDFMEAEIDSGKFYGKISSKLDAKTTANCLFGIYIFAPMRSMVWGETMNLQVVRESIEIFVCNALGMHHK; this comes from the coding sequence ATGAAAAACCAGACGAAGGAAATTATTTTTAACGGTGCGCTTAAGGCTTTTTCCGAACGTGGCTTCAATGAAACCAATATGGAGGAAATCGCCAAGGTGTGCGGCATTGCTAAAGGGACCCTTTATTACAACTTCAAAAATAAACAAGATCTGTACATTTATATTTTGAAGATGGGGATGGAGCGCTTTGTTCAGGATATCCGTGAAACCATGTCTCAGGTTCCGAAGGATCAGGTAGAAACGAGGATTCACAAGCTGATTCAAGTACACGTTGAGTTTATTGGAAGAGAGCCGGATTTTTGTCGTTTGCTAGTTAGCAAGGGATGGGTTTCGCAGGAGCAGCATTTTAATATCAGGCAGGTATTGGCTGACTATTTTGATTTTATGGAAGCGGAGATCGACTCTGGTAAGTTTTACGGGAAAATTTCGAGTAAGCTGGATGCGAAAACGACGGCAAATTGCTTATTTGGTATTTACATTTTTGCACCGATGCGATCAATGGTTTGGGGAGAAACGATGAACTTGCAGGTAGTTCGGGAGAGTATTGAAATTTTTGTTTGTAATGCGCTGGGTATGCATCATAAATAG